The Cryobacterium arcticum genome includes a region encoding these proteins:
- a CDS encoding type IV secretory system conjugative DNA transfer family protein, protein MSASNRRNQNQLDGQTILLIVALALVTVTLGTTWLAVTWGSHIDNVNPGMTRDPFNLFFGLLGGELVWPEAGTWILLATLAVLLVLGVLLAVGVTRARRRRSNVDGAATHMGKGRDLRALSTVGAKATAERLGVTDWLGVPIGITVAGRRKLYGSPEDMHVDIWGPRTGKSTSRAIPAILSAPGAVLNTSNKRDVLDATRDVRAANGGRVWAFDPQRIALEEPTWWWNPLSYVTDDVKAAKLAEHFATGSRAGDARADPYFDNAGQDLLAGFLLAAAVAGLPITKVFTWTTTPGDETPVDILREHGYDQMADAVDGQVNGESRRRDSVYGTAAQMASCLKVRAIGQWVTPLSGNTATDTRPQFDPHAFVRSTDTLYSLSKEGKGTAGPLVTALTAAVVEAAEELATTQPGGRLATPMLGVLDEAANVCRWHGLPDLYSHYGSRGIVLMTILQSWSQGVEVWGRDGMRKLWSASNIAVYGGGVKEPEFLGELSQMIGDYDKHTTSTSVGRGNRSTSHQVQRERTLDIADLGALPRGRAIVFASGAPATLIETVPWMKGPHAEAVRASIAAHDPANRAIPAGPVLNTSTRPEKAL, encoded by the coding sequence GAAACCAGAACCAACTGGACGGGCAAACAATCCTGTTGATTGTGGCTCTCGCCCTAGTCACCGTGACCCTCGGCACAACCTGGTTGGCCGTCACCTGGGGCTCCCACATCGACAATGTGAACCCGGGTATGACCAGGGACCCGTTCAACCTGTTCTTCGGCCTACTCGGCGGCGAGCTCGTCTGGCCCGAGGCGGGGACGTGGATCCTCCTGGCCACGCTCGCCGTGCTGCTCGTGCTCGGGGTGCTGTTGGCCGTGGGAGTCACGCGGGCACGGCGTCGACGCAGCAACGTCGACGGCGCAGCAACCCACATGGGTAAGGGCCGCGATCTGCGCGCCCTCTCGACAGTCGGAGCGAAAGCGACGGCAGAGCGCCTCGGCGTCACCGACTGGCTCGGCGTGCCGATTGGCATCACCGTCGCCGGCCGGCGGAAGCTCTACGGATCCCCAGAAGACATGCACGTCGACATCTGGGGCCCCCGCACCGGCAAATCCACCAGCCGCGCCATCCCCGCCATCCTTTCCGCCCCCGGCGCCGTCCTGAACACCTCGAACAAACGCGACGTCCTCGACGCCACCCGCGACGTCCGCGCCGCGAACGGTGGCCGCGTGTGGGCTTTCGATCCGCAGCGCATCGCGCTCGAGGAACCCACCTGGTGGTGGAACCCGCTGAGCTACGTCACCGACGACGTGAAAGCCGCCAAACTCGCCGAGCACTTCGCCACCGGCTCCCGCGCCGGAGACGCCCGCGCGGATCCCTATTTCGACAACGCCGGCCAAGACCTCCTCGCCGGGTTCCTCCTCGCAGCCGCCGTCGCCGGCCTACCGATCACCAAAGTGTTCACCTGGACCACCACACCTGGCGACGAAACCCCCGTCGACATCCTCCGCGAACACGGCTACGACCAAATGGCCGACGCCGTCGACGGCCAAGTCAACGGCGAATCCCGCCGCCGCGACAGCGTCTACGGAACCGCCGCACAAATGGCCTCCTGCCTCAAAGTGCGAGCCATCGGCCAATGGGTAACACCCCTCAGCGGCAACACGGCCACGGACACTAGGCCCCAGTTCGACCCCCACGCGTTCGTCCGCAGCACCGACACCCTCTACAGCCTCTCCAAAGAAGGCAAAGGCACCGCCGGCCCCCTCGTCACAGCCCTGACCGCGGCGGTCGTCGAAGCCGCCGAAGAACTGGCCACAACACAGCCCGGCGGGCGCCTGGCCACCCCAATGCTCGGCGTGCTGGATGAGGCAGCGAACGTGTGCCGGTGGCATGGTCTGCCCGACCTGTACTCCCACTACGGCTCCCGTGGGATCGTGCTGATGACGATCCTGCAGTCCTGGTCACAAGGCGTCGAAGTCTGGGGACGCGACGGCATGCGCAAACTCTGGTCCGCATCCAACATCGCCGTATACGGCGGCGGTGTCAAAGAACCCGAATTCCTTGGTGAGCTGTCCCAGATGATCGGCGACTACGACAAGCACACCACCTCAACCAGCGTCGGGCGCGGCAACCGGTCGACCTCGCACCAGGTGCAACGAGAGCGCACCCTCGACATTGCAGACCTCGGCGCGCTGCCCCGCGGCCGCGCCATCGTGTTCGCCTCCGGAGCCCCCGCCACACTGATCGAAACCGTTCCCTGGATGAAAGGCCCGCACGCCGAAGCAGTCCGCGCTTCAATCGCCGCGCACGACCCGGCGAACCGTGCGATCCCCGCAGGCCCTGTCCTGAACACGTCGACCCGACCGGAGAAGGCGCTGTGA
- a CDS encoding DUF4913 domain-containing protein, with product MSEFDDFRDDDTESEPAEKEPELFYGSTDEFVRERLIHIYARRVGGGNASFRWAADWWNYSEAIARLEALWRAWEHLRLDGAIGSSAWWIEHADHHMPILLSTEGPFAKSEDSNRAGEPLPYTAPPEGLFPDMRNQI from the coding sequence GTGAGCGAGTTCGACGACTTCCGGGACGACGACACCGAGTCCGAGCCGGCCGAAAAGGAACCCGAGCTGTTCTACGGCTCCACTGACGAGTTCGTGCGTGAACGCCTGATCCATATTTATGCGCGCCGTGTCGGCGGCGGCAACGCCAGCTTCCGATGGGCGGCCGACTGGTGGAACTACTCCGAAGCCATCGCCCGCCTCGAGGCGCTATGGCGCGCCTGGGAACACCTCCGCCTCGACGGCGCAATAGGATCCAGCGCCTGGTGGATTGAGCATGCCGACCACCACATGCCCATCCTCCTCAGTACCGAAGGCCCGTTCGCGAAATCGGAGGACTCTAACCGGGCCGGCGAACCCCTGCCGTACACGGCGCCGCCGGAGGGCCTGTTTCCCGATATGAGGAACCAGATCTGA
- a CDS encoding relaxase/mobilization nuclease domain-containing protein — translation MMPNISRGGQMGGLLVYLAGEGRSNEHEEQHLVAGDAAIMAQHGYSVLDRDTALAIAKSLDAPRRAFEVEVLRTVKDSDPATGAVTSKRVAGDVWHCSLSLRAEEGQLSDEKWGAIAQDFADRMGFTEASGKAACRWVAVRHGLSTNGNDHVHLAVSLVREDGTKASTHNDFKRAQDVCRDLEREYGLEQLESRGQGLGERGVKPAERERATRTNRVEIDAHKMERTVRAAATASVEEGEFVRRLRRGGVLIRPRFAAGRDDVVAGYSVAVRPQAGEKPIWYGGGRLARDLTLPRLREGWPDSPESAQGAVDEWRATAKNPWQYRPVAPGREETTPSPEMWKQYSDEIGQLRKQLRDVPVSDRATWAHVARETSGVFAAWSQRVEATPGPLAQTSRELARSAHLRAHQSRPKPVQLGSGANAAMILMQAAAVAGGQDTMAQAIMLRQLGRVSVAILDMHTALGDARRAEQVAAMMRTQFAAMSDRLPPVPTTGAPNAGTRTADVPDVMRRATEGLASPRAGSPIPTILTPHKPKTPSTPRERDGRGRE, via the coding sequence ATGATGCCGAACATCAGCCGGGGCGGTCAGATGGGCGGACTCCTGGTGTACCTGGCGGGTGAGGGCCGGTCTAACGAGCATGAGGAACAGCACCTGGTTGCCGGGGATGCGGCGATCATGGCTCAGCACGGGTACAGCGTTTTGGACCGTGATACGGCGTTGGCGATCGCGAAGAGCTTGGATGCGCCGCGTCGCGCGTTTGAGGTTGAGGTGCTGCGCACGGTGAAGGATTCAGATCCTGCCACGGGTGCGGTGACGAGTAAGCGGGTCGCCGGTGACGTGTGGCATTGCTCGTTGTCGCTGCGCGCTGAAGAGGGCCAGTTGTCGGATGAGAAGTGGGGCGCGATCGCGCAGGACTTCGCCGACCGGATGGGCTTCACCGAGGCCAGCGGCAAGGCCGCGTGCCGGTGGGTGGCGGTGCGGCATGGGCTGTCCACGAACGGGAACGATCACGTGCACCTGGCGGTGTCGTTGGTCCGTGAGGATGGCACCAAGGCGAGCACTCACAACGACTTCAAGAGGGCTCAGGACGTGTGCCGGGACCTGGAGCGTGAGTACGGTCTGGAGCAGTTGGAGAGCCGCGGCCAGGGTCTGGGCGAGCGCGGTGTGAAGCCGGCCGAACGCGAGCGCGCGACCCGCACGAACCGGGTCGAGATCGACGCGCACAAGATGGAGCGCACGGTCCGAGCTGCAGCGACCGCGTCGGTGGAGGAGGGCGAGTTCGTGCGCCGCCTCCGCCGTGGCGGCGTGCTCATCCGCCCGCGCTTCGCCGCGGGCCGTGACGATGTCGTTGCCGGCTACTCCGTTGCCGTACGGCCGCAGGCTGGGGAGAAACCGATTTGGTACGGCGGCGGGAGACTGGCCCGTGATCTAACGTTGCCGCGCCTGCGCGAGGGGTGGCCGGACAGCCCGGAGTCGGCACAGGGCGCTGTTGATGAGTGGCGTGCCACGGCGAAGAACCCGTGGCAGTACCGGCCGGTGGCACCGGGCCGGGAAGAGACGACGCCGTCGCCGGAGATGTGGAAGCAGTACAGCGACGAGATCGGGCAGCTCCGCAAGCAGCTGCGGGACGTCCCGGTGTCGGACCGGGCCACGTGGGCGCACGTCGCCCGTGAAACGTCCGGGGTGTTCGCTGCCTGGTCGCAGCGCGTTGAGGCAACGCCCGGGCCCCTCGCCCAGACGTCTCGTGAGCTGGCACGGTCAGCGCATCTGCGGGCACACCAGTCCCGGCCCAAGCCTGTGCAGTTGGGTTCGGGGGCGAACGCGGCGATGATCTTGATGCAGGCTGCCGCGGTGGCCGGCGGTCAGGACACGATGGCGCAGGCGATCATGCTGCGCCAGCTCGGCCGGGTGTCGGTGGCGATCCTGGACATGCACACTGCGTTGGGCGATGCCCGCCGGGCGGAGCAGGTGGCGGCGATGATGCGCACGCAGTTCGCCGCGATGAGCGACCGCCTTCCCCCGGTGCCGACCACGGGCGCACCGAACGCCGGCACGCGCACAGCGGATGTACCGGACGTCATGCGGCGTGCCACCGAGGGGCTTGCCTCCCCCCGAGCTGGCTCGCCGATCCCGACAATTTTGACCCCCCACAAGCCGAAGACCCCGTCGACGCCGCGTGAGCGGGACGGTCGCGGACGCGAGTAG
- a CDS encoding MobC family plasmid mobilization relaxosome protein: MMTDKSERRLFGRQRRANVEGGRDKSYRVYVTAEEDAQLRARAVVADVTVPRFLFESAMNANIETNTDRKKAIAEIFTLTRLMATVSNNVNQLAKYANTEGQFPADAAAVVAEYRALSVKVEDVIDRLADS, encoded by the coding sequence ATGATGACGGATAAGAGCGAGCGGCGCTTGTTTGGTCGTCAGCGTCGAGCCAATGTCGAGGGCGGGCGGGACAAGAGCTACCGGGTCTACGTGACGGCTGAGGAAGATGCTCAGTTGCGGGCCCGTGCGGTCGTTGCTGATGTCACGGTTCCCCGGTTTTTGTTTGAGTCGGCGATGAATGCGAACATCGAGACGAACACGGATCGTAAGAAAGCCATTGCGGAGATCTTCACGCTGACCCGGCTGATGGCGACGGTGTCGAACAACGTCAACCAGCTCGCGAAGTACGCCAACACCGAGGGCCAGTTCCCGGCCGACGCGGCCGCGGTGGTTGCTGAGTACCGTGCGTTGTCGGTCAAGGTTGAGGACGTCATCGACAGGTTGGCTGACTCATGA
- a CDS encoding glutaredoxin family protein, with protein MPAPLTVYTLPNCIQCTLTKHALDEAGLAYETVDLTHDQAAVDLVAQLGYRSAPVVTVGADHWTGFRPDKINAIAAARAANTPVLKEENE; from the coding sequence ATGCCAGCACCACTCACGGTCTACACACTGCCGAACTGCATCCAATGCACCCTGACCAAACACGCTCTCGATGAAGCCGGCCTAGCCTACGAGACCGTCGACCTCACGCACGACCAGGCCGCCGTCGACCTGGTCGCACAACTCGGCTACCGATCCGCACCCGTCGTGACCGTCGGCGCCGACCACTGGACAGGATTCAGACCGGACAAGATCAACGCCATCGCCGCAGCGCGCGCCGCCAACACGCCGGTGCTGAAGGAGGAGAACGAGTGA
- a CDS encoding PIN domain-containing protein — translation MFTALLDSCVLWPSTLRDFLLSLAIEQAYTPAWSSAVLDEVERNEAAKLIERGPELSDGEAAQRAAALVRQMRLIFPDAETQGWEPLEGTFDLPDIDDEHVVAAAVLAKAGAIVTENAKDFPSNRIPPQIKILSARVFCRDTVEMNPQLALRAIREMAARSGRYGPELDEDSILDILEQRYSLHEATAMIRETMNL, via the coding sequence GTGTTTACTGCCCTCTTAGATAGCTGCGTCCTGTGGCCCAGCACGCTTCGGGACTTCCTGCTTTCCCTCGCAATTGAGCAGGCGTATACGCCTGCGTGGAGTAGCGCGGTCTTGGACGAGGTCGAGCGTAACGAGGCTGCGAAGCTTATTGAGCGCGGACCTGAGCTGAGCGATGGTGAAGCAGCACAGCGAGCGGCCGCCTTGGTGCGGCAGATGCGTCTCATATTCCCGGACGCTGAGACTCAGGGGTGGGAGCCGCTGGAGGGCACTTTTGATCTCCCCGATATCGATGATGAGCACGTGGTCGCCGCTGCGGTCCTAGCGAAAGCGGGCGCGATCGTGACCGAGAACGCGAAGGATTTCCCAAGTAATCGGATACCTCCGCAGATCAAGATCCTGAGTGCCCGAGTGTTCTGTCGGGACACTGTCGAAATGAATCCCCAGCTGGCTCTGAGGGCTATCCGAGAGATGGCCGCGAGATCTGGGAGATATGGTCCAGAACTGGATGAGGACTCCATCTTGGACATCCTCGAACAGCGCTACAGCCTCCATGAGGCCACAGCAATGATCAGAGAAACGATGAACCTGTGA
- a CDS encoding excisionase family DNA-binding protein — protein MSNAVALSQQTYVGDDLAGVARVHDFLAAHEAAGREAPIPRYFLAGAATGDQVEIPEEIHRVLLQVIDSMQRGLAVSIVPQSKTLTTQQAADLLGISRPTLVKLLDEQKLPFERVGTHRRVLLVDVMAFRDRRRQEQYDALEEMRSTLDDETPVEEILDRARQTRRALGAQRRARAGALTD, from the coding sequence ATGAGCAACGCGGTGGCATTGAGCCAACAGACATACGTAGGCGACGACCTGGCTGGTGTCGCCCGGGTGCACGATTTTCTCGCGGCGCACGAGGCTGCCGGTCGAGAGGCCCCTATCCCGCGTTACTTTCTCGCCGGCGCCGCAACGGGTGACCAGGTCGAGATCCCAGAAGAGATTCATAGGGTGCTCCTGCAGGTAATTGACTCCATGCAGCGGGGGCTTGCGGTGAGTATTGTGCCGCAGTCGAAGACGCTCACAACTCAGCAGGCGGCGGATCTCCTTGGGATCAGTAGGCCCACGCTTGTGAAGCTGCTTGATGAGCAGAAGCTTCCGTTTGAGCGAGTTGGCACTCATCGAAGAGTGCTCCTCGTTGATGTGATGGCTTTTCGCGATCGACGTCGTCAAGAGCAATATGACGCGCTCGAGGAGATGCGGTCGACTCTTGATGACGAGACTCCTGTTGAGGAGATCTTGGATCGGGCGCGCCAGACTCGGCGTGCCTTGGGCGCTCAGCGTCGGGCGAGGGCTGGGGCACTGACAGACTAG
- a CDS encoding ROK family transcriptional regulator, whose product MAGATSLGISELFQLLRDGQPRTRAELAMETGLSRSTIGSRVDALIELGIVQPVKDAVSTGGRPSARVAINPRARVVGAADLGATHATMAIADLSGRILAEKTERLEISRGPIAALDCLTHTLTDLLESAGRSPSELVAIGVGLPGPVAHETGKPSNPPIMPGWNGFDVPAEIRKTFQVPVLVDNDVNIMALGERAVRTDASDNMIFIKAATGIGSGIIGGGKLQRGAQGAAGDIGHIAVSRAAGIACRCGNIGCLEAIAGAPAIASAIRTKGVEADSTEDIVALVQAGNLTAIGAVRQAGRDIGEVLNMCVSIINPSVIVIGGLLAQTGEHLLAGIREVVYSRSMPLATQNLTIVQSKTGGEAGVVGASIMAIEYALSAEQLESALTS is encoded by the coding sequence ATGGCAGGAGCAACGAGCCTCGGCATCAGTGAGCTGTTTCAATTGCTGAGAGACGGCCAGCCTCGTACACGAGCGGAGCTGGCGATGGAGACCGGCCTCTCGCGTTCGACGATCGGCAGTCGTGTAGACGCCCTGATCGAACTCGGAATCGTCCAACCGGTGAAAGATGCCGTCTCCACGGGTGGGCGCCCTTCCGCACGCGTCGCCATCAATCCGCGCGCCAGAGTGGTGGGCGCAGCCGACCTCGGTGCGACCCACGCGACGATGGCGATAGCCGACCTCTCCGGCCGCATCCTGGCCGAGAAGACTGAGAGACTCGAGATCTCCCGAGGGCCCATCGCCGCCCTCGACTGCCTCACACACACCCTGACGGATCTTCTCGAGTCCGCCGGCAGGTCGCCGTCCGAGCTCGTCGCCATCGGTGTCGGCCTGCCGGGCCCGGTCGCGCACGAGACCGGCAAACCGTCGAACCCGCCGATCATGCCCGGCTGGAACGGCTTCGACGTGCCCGCGGAGATCCGGAAGACCTTCCAAGTGCCCGTACTCGTCGACAACGACGTCAACATCATGGCGCTCGGTGAACGAGCGGTGAGAACCGACGCGTCGGACAACATGATCTTCATCAAGGCGGCGACCGGCATCGGTTCGGGGATCATCGGAGGCGGCAAGCTGCAACGCGGCGCCCAAGGTGCTGCCGGTGACATCGGACACATCGCCGTCAGCCGCGCGGCAGGAATCGCCTGCCGCTGCGGCAACATCGGATGCCTCGAGGCCATTGCAGGCGCCCCAGCAATTGCCAGCGCAATCCGCACAAAGGGAGTCGAGGCCGACTCGACCGAAGACATCGTTGCCCTGGTGCAAGCGGGAAACCTGACCGCGATCGGGGCCGTGCGGCAGGCCGGGCGCGACATCGGCGAAGTGCTCAACATGTGCGTGAGCATCATCAATCCGTCAGTCATCGTCATCGGCGGGCTTCTCGCGCAGACCGGCGAGCACCTGCTCGCCGGCATCCGTGAAGTCGTCTACTCACGATCGATGCCATTGGCCACGCAGAACCTCACGATCGTGCAGTCGAAGACGGGCGGGGAAGCCGGCGTGGTCGGCGCCAGCATCATGGCCATCGAGTACGCGCTGTCGGCAGAGCAGCTCGAGAGCGCCCTCACCTCCTAA